One Streptomyces hundungensis DNA segment encodes these proteins:
- a CDS encoding maltokinase N-terminal cap-like domain-containing protein — MPKAAPPRTTGLPPARLLTSLAPLLHEWLPRQRWFAGKGRPVTDFVLLTATELLPGFLHLLVRTEHSPAPTPAETASAPADCYQLLIGVRDQLPPRLAPALIGHANQGPLAGRTVYDALHDPQSAALLLERLRTPGTVGPLSFEHDPQVTVPPGLAPRLLGVEQSNTSLVYGDTFILKVFRRVQPGVNPDLELPWALTRQGCERVPAPAAWFHTSEPEAATLGVLQPFLRGADDGWTLALASLAEGRPFTDESYELGRATAEVHLALADAFAPVTLGPAQTELIAAAMTERLDATAQAVPSLGPYVPRLRAAFEAVGALTSAGTAQRVHGDLHLGQALRPADGSWSVIDFEGEPARPLAERRRPQPPVRDVAGMLRSFDYAARTARPPNPSWAEECRAAYCAGYAARSGSDPRESPELLRAYETDKAVYEVLYEARHRPDWLPVPMAAIRRLAGA; from the coding sequence ATGCCGAAGGCCGCACCGCCCCGTACCACCGGCCTCCCACCCGCCCGGCTGCTGACCTCGCTCGCCCCGCTCCTGCACGAATGGCTGCCCCGGCAGCGCTGGTTCGCGGGCAAGGGGCGGCCCGTCACCGACTTCGTCCTGCTCACCGCGACCGAGCTGCTGCCGGGCTTCCTGCATCTGCTCGTGCGCACCGAACACTCCCCGGCCCCCACCCCCGCCGAGACGGCGTCGGCGCCCGCCGACTGCTACCAACTCCTGATCGGGGTGCGCGACCAGCTCCCGCCACGGCTCGCCCCCGCCCTCATCGGGCACGCGAACCAGGGCCCGCTGGCCGGCCGCACGGTCTACGACGCCCTCCACGACCCGCAGTCCGCGGCCCTGCTCCTGGAGCGGCTGCGCACCCCGGGCACGGTGGGTCCGCTGAGCTTCGAGCACGATCCCCAGGTGACGGTCCCGCCCGGTCTCGCGCCGCGGCTGCTCGGCGTCGAGCAGTCCAACACCTCACTGGTGTACGGAGATACGTTCATCCTGAAGGTGTTCCGGCGGGTCCAGCCGGGCGTCAATCCCGATCTGGAGCTGCCCTGGGCGCTGACCCGCCAGGGCTGTGAGCGGGTGCCCGCGCCGGCCGCCTGGTTCCACACCTCCGAGCCGGAGGCGGCCACCCTCGGGGTGCTCCAGCCGTTCCTGCGCGGCGCCGACGACGGCTGGACCCTGGCGCTCGCCTCGCTCGCCGAGGGCCGCCCCTTCACCGACGAGTCGTACGAGCTGGGGCGGGCCACCGCCGAGGTGCACCTCGCCCTCGCCGACGCCTTCGCGCCCGTCACCCTCGGCCCGGCGCAGACCGAGCTGATCGCCGCCGCGATGACCGAGCGCCTGGACGCCACCGCGCAGGCGGTGCCCTCGCTCGGCCCGTACGTCCCGCGGCTGCGGGCGGCCTTCGAGGCGGTCGGGGCGCTCACGTCGGCGGGCACGGCCCAGCGCGTCCACGGCGATCTGCACCTCGGCCAGGCCCTGCGCCCGGCCGACGGAAGCTGGTCGGTGATCGACTTCGAGGGCGAGCCGGCCCGCCCGCTCGCCGAGCGCCGCCGCCCCCAGCCCCCCGTCCGCGATGTCGCGGGCATGCTGCGCTCCTTCGACTACGCCGCCCGCACCGCGCGGCCCCCGAACCCGAGCTGGGCCGAGGAGTGCCGGGCCGCGTACTGCGCGGGATACGCGGCACGGTCCGGCTCCGACCCGCGCGAGAGCCCGGAACTGCTGCGCGCGTACGAGACCGACAAGGCGGTGTACGAGGTGCTCTACGAGGCCCGGCACCGCCCCGACTGGCTGCCCGTGCCGATGGCGGCGATCCGCCGGCTGGCCGGGGCGTGA
- the glgP gene encoding alpha-glucan family phosphorylase has translation MKAIRRFTVRPVLPDDLRPLSDLARNLRWSWHTETRELFQFVDPDGWRAAGEDPVRLLGTVSAARLDSLAQDRRFLRRLATAAADLDDYLHGRRWYQEQGGELPSAIGYFSPEFGITAALPQYSGGLGILAGDHLKSASDLGVPLIGVGLLYRHGYFRQSLSRDGWQQEHYPLLDPNELPVSLLREADGSPARVSLALPGGRALHATIWQARVGRVPLLMLDSDVEENAPGERDVTDRLYGGGSEHRLLQEMLLGIGGVRALRTYCRLTGHPEPEVFHTNEGHAGFLGLERIRELAGQGLEFDAALESVRAGTVFTTHTPVPAGIDRFDRELVARHLGDDGELPGVDVEKILRLGMETYPGGEPNLFNMAVMGLRLAQRANGVSTLHGAVSREMFAGLWPGFDPQEVPITSVTNGVHAPTWVAPEVFRLGARQIGAGRTEDALTVGGSERWDAVADIPDAEIWELRRELREQLVTEARERLRASWRQRGAGSAELGWIDGVLSPDVLTIGFARRVPSYKRLTLMLRDRDRLMELLLHPTRPVQIVVAGKAHPADDGGKRLVQELVRFADDPRVRHRIVFLPDYGMGMAKKLYPGCDVWLNNPLRPLEACGTSGMKAALNGCLNLSVLDGWWDEWFEPDFGWAIPTADGSATDEDRRDELEANALYDLIEDRVAPRFYERGTSDLPDRWIEMVRGTLTTLGPKVLAGRMVRDYVTRLYAPAAAAHRVLEPSTAGELARWKARVRGAWPRVAVDHVEALAPAAAAPGGTAELGSTLALRVRVALGELGPDDVEVQAVAGRVDAADTIADAAAFPLKPTGGPDLEGRWMYEGPLALDRTGPFGYTVRVLPAHPHLATHAELGLVAGPTEATGEGAGVLMR, from the coding sequence GTGAAGGCAATCCGTCGATTCACCGTGCGCCCTGTCCTGCCCGACGACCTGCGGCCGCTCAGCGACCTCGCGCGCAATCTGCGCTGGTCCTGGCATACCGAGACCAGAGAACTCTTCCAGTTCGTGGACCCCGACGGCTGGCGGGCGGCGGGTGAGGACCCGGTGCGGCTGCTGGGGACCGTCAGCGCCGCCCGGCTCGACTCGCTCGCCCAGGACCGCCGCTTCCTGCGGCGTCTGGCCACCGCCGCCGCCGACCTCGACGACTATCTGCACGGCCGCCGCTGGTACCAGGAGCAGGGCGGTGAACTCCCGTCCGCCATCGGCTACTTCTCGCCCGAGTTCGGCATCACCGCGGCCCTGCCCCAGTACTCCGGCGGCCTCGGCATCCTCGCCGGCGACCACCTCAAATCCGCCAGCGACCTCGGTGTCCCGCTCATCGGGGTCGGCCTCCTCTACCGCCACGGCTACTTCCGCCAGTCGCTCTCGCGCGACGGCTGGCAGCAGGAGCACTACCCCCTGCTCGACCCCAACGAGCTGCCCGTCTCCCTGCTCCGCGAGGCCGACGGCAGCCCCGCCCGGGTCTCGCTCGCGCTGCCCGGCGGCCGGGCCCTGCACGCCACCATCTGGCAGGCCCGGGTCGGCCGGGTGCCGCTGCTCATGCTCGACTCGGACGTCGAGGAGAACGCTCCCGGCGAACGTGACGTCACCGACCGGCTCTACGGCGGCGGCAGCGAACACCGGCTGCTCCAGGAGATGCTGCTCGGCATCGGCGGGGTGCGCGCCCTGCGCACGTACTGCCGTCTGACCGGGCACCCGGAACCCGAGGTGTTCCACACCAACGAGGGCCACGCCGGCTTCCTCGGCCTCGAACGCATCCGTGAACTCGCGGGCCAGGGGCTCGAGTTCGACGCCGCCCTCGAATCGGTACGGGCCGGAACGGTCTTCACCACCCACACGCCGGTCCCCGCCGGCATCGACCGCTTCGACCGCGAACTGGTCGCCCGCCACCTGGGCGACGACGGCGAACTGCCCGGCGTCGACGTCGAGAAGATCCTGCGGCTCGGCATGGAGACCTACCCCGGCGGCGAGCCCAACCTCTTCAACATGGCCGTCATGGGGCTGCGGCTCGCCCAGCGCGCCAACGGGGTGTCCACCCTGCACGGCGCGGTCAGCCGGGAGATGTTCGCGGGGCTGTGGCCAGGCTTCGACCCGCAGGAGGTGCCGATCACCTCCGTCACCAACGGCGTGCACGCACCCACCTGGGTGGCGCCCGAGGTGTTCCGGCTCGGCGCCCGCCAGATCGGCGCGGGCCGCACCGAGGACGCGCTGACCGTCGGCGGCTCCGAGCGCTGGGACGCGGTCGCCGACATCCCCGACGCCGAGATCTGGGAGCTGCGCAGGGAACTGCGCGAACAGCTCGTCACCGAGGCCCGGGAACGGCTGCGCGCCTCATGGCGCCAGCGCGGCGCGGGCTCCGCCGAACTGGGGTGGATCGACGGGGTGTTGAGCCCCGACGTGCTCACCATCGGCTTCGCCCGGCGGGTGCCCTCCTACAAGCGGCTCACGCTGATGCTGCGTGACCGGGACCGCCTGATGGAGCTGCTGCTCCACCCGACCCGGCCGGTGCAGATCGTCGTCGCGGGCAAGGCGCACCCCGCCGACGACGGCGGCAAGCGCCTGGTGCAGGAGCTGGTGAGGTTCGCCGACGACCCGCGGGTGCGCCACCGGATCGTCTTCCTACCCGACTACGGCATGGGGATGGCGAAGAAGCTCTACCCGGGCTGCGACGTCTGGCTCAACAATCCGCTGCGGCCCCTTGAGGCCTGCGGCACCAGTGGCATGAAGGCGGCCCTGAACGGCTGCCTCAACCTGTCGGTCCTCGACGGCTGGTGGGACGAATGGTTCGAGCCGGACTTCGGCTGGGCCATCCCGACCGCCGACGGCTCGGCCACCGACGAGGACCGGCGCGACGAGCTGGAGGCCAACGCGCTGTACGACCTCATCGAGGACCGGGTCGCCCCGCGCTTCTACGAGCGGGGCACGTCGGACCTGCCCGACCGCTGGATCGAGATGGTCCGGGGGACCCTCACCACGCTGGGTCCCAAGGTGCTCGCGGGACGGATGGTGCGGGACTATGTGACCCGGCTGTACGCGCCCGCCGCCGCGGCCCATCGGGTCCTGGAACCCTCCACGGCGGGGGAGTTGGCGCGGTGGAAGGCGCGGGTCCGGGGCGCCTGGCCGCGGGTCGCGGTCGATCACGTCGAGGCGCTGGCCCCGGCGGCCGCGGCCCCGGGCGGCACCGCGGAGCTCGGTTCCACGCTGGCGCTGCGGGTGCGGGTCGCGCTCGGGGAGCTCGGGCCCGACGACGTCGAGGTGCAGGCGGTGGCGGGCCGGGTGGACGCCGCGGACACCATCGCGGACGCCGCCGCGTTCCCGCTGAAGCCGACGGGCGGCCCCGACCTGGAGGGCCGCTGGATGTACGAGGGCCCGCTCGCCCTCGATCGCACGGGCCCCTTCGGCTACACCGTCCGGGTGCTGCCGGCCCACCCCCACCTCGCTACCCACGCCGAGCTGGGCCTGGTGGCGGGCCCGACCGAGGCGACGGGGGAGGGCGCGGGCGTCCTCATGCGCTGA
- a CDS encoding M4 family metallopeptidase encodes MRSTHRRRATATGALIAAAAMLSVGVQAGSASARPDDSATASALKAQAVRNPGALPASLTPSQRAELIRTATATTAATAKELGLGAQEKLVVHDVSKDQDGTTHTRYERTYQGLPVLGGDLMVDTAAGKTKGVIKANSASLTGVSTSAPADAPATATTTALKAAKAAGSKADKADSARKVIWMVNGAPTLAYETVVGGLQDDGTPNQLHVITDAKTGAKLHQWQGIETGVGKTRYSGTVTLGTSQSGSSYTLTDTGRGGHKTYNLNHGTSGTGSLFTQSTDTWGDGTNTNAATAGADAAYGAGATWDFYKNVFGRSGIRGDGVAAYSRVHYGNSYVNAFWDDGCFCMTYGDGSNNNDPLTALDVAGHEMSHGVTAATAGLEYSGESGGLNEATSDIFGTSVEFYANNAADPGDYLIGEKIDINGDGTPLRYMDKPSKDGGSADAWYSGVGNLDVHYSSGPANHWFYLASEGSGTKVINGVTYNSPTSDGLPVTGIGRDKAQLIWYKALTTKFNSSTNYAGARAGTIAAATELYGANSAEVTNVTNAWAGINVGARAGGGNPGGKVFESTSQVAIPDYPGAAVTDPVTVSGITGNAPSTLQVGVKITHTYIGDLQIDLVAPNGTSFRLQSSSSDSTRNLDKTYTVNASSVAANGTWKLKVQDKAAQDVGTITDFKLTF; translated from the coding sequence GTGAGATCCACGCACCGTCGTCGTGCCACCGCCACCGGCGCCCTGATCGCCGCAGCCGCCATGCTCAGTGTCGGCGTCCAGGCAGGTAGCGCCAGCGCACGCCCCGACGACTCCGCGACCGCCTCGGCCCTCAAGGCCCAGGCGGTACGCAATCCGGGCGCCCTGCCCGCAAGCCTCACCCCCTCCCAGCGTGCCGAGCTCATACGCACGGCCACCGCCACCACCGCGGCCACGGCCAAGGAACTCGGCCTCGGCGCGCAGGAGAAGCTGGTCGTCCACGATGTGTCCAAGGACCAGGACGGCACCACGCACACCCGCTACGAGCGCACCTACCAGGGCCTGCCCGTGCTCGGCGGCGACCTGATGGTCGACACCGCGGCCGGCAAGACCAAGGGCGTCATCAAGGCGAACAGCGCTTCGCTGACGGGCGTTTCCACCTCCGCCCCGGCCGACGCCCCGGCCACGGCCACCACCACCGCCCTCAAGGCGGCCAAGGCGGCCGGCTCCAAGGCGGACAAGGCCGACAGCGCCCGCAAGGTCATCTGGATGGTCAACGGCGCGCCGACCCTGGCGTACGAGACCGTCGTGGGCGGGCTCCAGGACGACGGCACCCCGAACCAGCTGCACGTCATCACGGACGCCAAGACCGGCGCCAAGCTGCACCAGTGGCAGGGCATCGAGACCGGCGTGGGCAAGACGCGCTACAGCGGCACGGTCACCCTCGGCACCTCGCAGTCCGGTTCCAGCTACACGCTGACCGACACGGGCCGCGGCGGCCACAAGACGTACAACCTCAACCACGGTACGTCCGGCACGGGTTCGCTGTTCACCCAGTCCACCGACACCTGGGGTGACGGCACCAACACCAACGCCGCGACCGCGGGCGCCGACGCCGCCTACGGCGCCGGAGCCACCTGGGACTTCTACAAGAACGTCTTCGGCCGCAGCGGCATCCGTGGCGACGGCGTCGCCGCCTACTCCCGCGTCCACTACGGCAACTCGTACGTGAACGCGTTCTGGGACGACGGCTGCTTCTGCATGACGTACGGCGACGGGTCCAACAACAACGACCCGCTGACCGCGCTGGACGTGGCCGGCCACGAGATGTCGCACGGCGTCACGGCCGCCACCGCGGGCCTGGAGTACTCGGGCGAGTCCGGCGGTCTGAACGAGGCCACCTCCGACATCTTCGGCACGTCGGTGGAGTTCTACGCGAACAACGCCGCCGACCCGGGTGACTACCTCATCGGCGAGAAGATCGACATCAACGGCGACGGCACCCCGCTGCGCTACATGGACAAGCCGAGCAAGGACGGCGGCTCCGCGGACGCCTGGTACTCCGGCGTCGGCAACCTCGACGTGCACTACTCCTCGGGCCCGGCCAACCACTGGTTCTACCTGGCCTCCGAGGGCAGCGGCACCAAGGTCATCAACGGCGTGACCTACAACTCGCCGACCTCCGACGGCCTGCCGGTCACCGGCATCGGCCGCGACAAGGCCCAGCTCATCTGGTACAAGGCGCTGACCACCAAGTTCAACTCCAGCACCAACTACGCGGGGGCCCGCGCCGGCACCATCGCCGCGGCGACCGAGCTGTACGGCGCGAACAGCGCCGAGGTCACCAACGTCACCAACGCCTGGGCCGGCATCAACGTCGGCGCCCGCGCCGGCGGCGGCAACCCCGGTGGCAAGGTCTTCGAGAGCACCAGCCAGGTGGCCATCCCGGACTACCCGGGCGCCGCGGTCACCGACCCGGTCACCGTCTCGGGGATCACCGGCAACGCGCCGTCCACCCTCCAGGTCGGCGTGAAGATCACCCACACCTACATCGGCGACCTCCAGATCGACCTGGTGGCCCCGAACGGCACGTCGTTCCGGCTCCAGAGCTCGTCCTCGGACTCGACGCGCAACCTCGACAAGACGTACACCGTGAACGCCTCCAGCGTCGCGGCGAACGGCACCTGGAAGCTGAAGGTCCAGGACAAGGCGGCGCAGGACGTCGGCACCATCACCGACTTCAAGCTGACCTTCTGA
- a CDS encoding alpha-1,4-glucan--maltose-1-phosphate maltosyltransferase translates to MPAAGQPSTEQLKRTDSRKRGKPYPSPAGEPVKPNPSIGRIPVLDVRPAVECGTRPAKAVAGESFQVTATVFREGHDAVAANVVLRDPRGRARPFTPMRELAPGTDRWGAEITADTEGLWTYAVEAWGDPLATWRHHAGIKIPAGQDVELVLAEGAALYERAAAGVPKAKGREAVLAAMDGLRDTARSPEARLAAALAPQVDAALAAYPLRELVTSSARMPLLVERERALYGSWYELFPRSEGAVVKSRGKPVSGTFRTAAERLPAVAAMGFDVVYLPPVHPIGTTHRKGPNNSLKAGRWDVGVPWAIGSPDGGHDAVHPDLGTLDDFDAFVATARDLRLEVALDFALQCSPDHPWVDKHPEWFHHRADGSIAYAENPPKKYQDIYPIAFDQDMPGLVKETVRLLRFWMDHGVRIFRVDNPHTKPVVFWERVIAEINGSDPDVIFLAEAFTRPAMMRTLAKIGFQQSYTYFTWRTTRQELTNYVTELANETAPYMRPNFFVNTPDILHGYLQDGGRPAFEVRAVLAATLSPSWGVYAGYELCENAPAKAGSEEYLDSEKYQLKPRDWESAEREGRSIAPLITTLNRIRRRHPALRQLRSVHFHDTGNDALIAYSKRSGSNTVVVVANLDPHHTQEATVSLDMPALGLAWDESVPVRDELTGETYHWGRTNYVRLDPGRAPAHILVLRPSPPIGGSPTP, encoded by the coding sequence ATGCCCGCAGCCGGTCAGCCGTCAACGGAGCAGTTAAAAAGGACAGATTCCCGCAAACGCGGCAAACCCTACCCATCACCCGCAGGTGAGCCCGTGAAACCGAACCCGTCAATCGGCCGCATCCCCGTGCTCGACGTACGCCCCGCCGTCGAGTGCGGCACAAGGCCCGCCAAGGCGGTGGCCGGGGAGAGCTTCCAGGTCACCGCCACCGTCTTTCGCGAGGGCCACGACGCCGTCGCCGCCAATGTCGTGCTGAGAGACCCCAGAGGGCGGGCGAGGCCCTTCACACCCATGCGAGAACTCGCCCCCGGCACCGACCGCTGGGGCGCCGAGATCACCGCCGACACCGAGGGCCTGTGGACGTACGCCGTCGAGGCCTGGGGCGACCCCCTCGCGACCTGGCGCCACCACGCCGGCATCAAGATCCCGGCGGGCCAGGACGTCGAGCTCGTCCTGGCCGAGGGGGCCGCGCTGTACGAGCGGGCCGCCGCCGGGGTGCCCAAGGCCAAGGGCCGCGAGGCGGTGCTCGCCGCCATGGACGGCCTGCGCGACACGGCCCGCTCCCCCGAGGCCCGGCTCGCGGCGGCCCTCGCCCCCCAGGTGGACGCGGCCCTCGCGGCGTACCCGCTGCGCGAGCTCGTGACCTCCTCGGCCCGGATGCCGCTGCTGGTCGAGCGCGAGCGCGCCCTGTACGGCTCCTGGTACGAGCTCTTCCCGCGCTCGGAGGGAGCCGTCGTCAAGAGCCGTGGCAAGCCGGTCTCCGGCACCTTCCGCACCGCGGCCGAGCGGCTGCCGGCGGTCGCCGCGATGGGTTTCGACGTGGTCTATCTGCCCCCCGTCCACCCGATCGGCACCACCCACCGCAAGGGCCCCAACAACAGCCTCAAAGCCGGGCGTTGGGACGTCGGCGTGCCCTGGGCCATCGGCTCTCCGGACGGCGGCCACGACGCCGTCCACCCCGACCTCGGCACCCTGGACGACTTCGACGCCTTCGTGGCCACCGCCCGGGACCTGCGCCTGGAGGTGGCGCTGGACTTCGCGCTCCAGTGCTCCCCCGACCACCCCTGGGTCGACAAGCACCCCGAGTGGTTCCACCACCGGGCGGACGGCTCGATCGCGTACGCCGAGAACCCGCCCAAGAAGTACCAGGACATCTACCCGATCGCCTTCGACCAGGACATGCCCGGCCTGGTCAAGGAGACGGTGCGGCTGCTGCGGTTCTGGATGGACCACGGCGTACGGATCTTCCGGGTCGACAATCCGCACACCAAGCCGGTGGTCTTCTGGGAGCGGGTCATCGCCGAGATCAACGGCTCCGATCCGGACGTGATCTTCCTGGCCGAGGCGTTCACCCGGCCCGCGATGATGCGCACCCTCGCCAAGATCGGCTTCCAGCAGTCGTACACCTACTTCACCTGGCGTACCACCCGGCAGGAACTCACCAATTACGTCACCGAACTGGCGAACGAGACCGCACCCTATATGCGGCCCAATTTCTTCGTGAACACCCCGGACATCCTGCACGGCTACCTCCAGGACGGCGGCCGACCGGCCTTCGAGGTGCGGGCCGTGCTGGCCGCGACCCTCTCGCCCAGCTGGGGCGTCTACGCCGGTTACGAGCTGTGCGAGAACGCCCCCGCCAAGGCCGGGAGCGAGGAGTATCTGGACTCCGAGAAGTACCAACTCAAGCCCCGCGACTGGGAGTCGGCCGAACGCGAGGGCCGCTCCATCGCGCCGCTGATCACCACCCTCAACCGCATCAGGCGCCGTCATCCGGCGCTGCGGCAGTTGCGCTCGGTCCACTTCCACGACACCGGAAACGACGCGCTCATCGCCTACAGCAAGCGCTCCGGGTCGAACACCGTTGTGGTGGTCGCCAACCTCGACCCCCACCACACCCAGGAGGCGACGGTCTCGTTGGACATGCCGGCGCTCGGACTCGCTTGGGACGAGTCCGTCCCGGTGCGCGACGAGCTCACCGGAGAGACCTACCACTGGGGCAGGACCAACTACGTGCGCCTGGATCCGGGCCGAGCGCCCGCGCACATCCTGGTCCTGCGACCGTCCCCGCCGATCGGAGGGTCACCCACACCATGA
- the treS gene encoding maltose alpha-D-glucosyltransferase has product MIVNEPVHDTFEDTPAKDRDPEWFKRAVFYEVLVRSFQDSNGDGVGDLKGITAKLDYLQWLGVDCLWLPPFFKSPLRDGGYDVSDYTAVLPEFGDLADFVEFVDAAHQRGMRVIIDFVMNHTSDQHEWFQESRQNPDGPYGDYYVWADDDKQFQDARIIFVDTETSNWTFDPVRKQYFWHRFFSHQPDLNYENPAVQEEIVSALRFWLDLGIDGFRLDAVPYLYQKEGTNCENLPATHEFLKRLRVEIDASYPDTVLLAEANQWPEDVVDYFGDYTKGGDECHMAFHFPVMPRIFMAVRRESRYPVSEILAKTPAIPKNAQWGIFLRNHDELTLEMVTDEERDYMYAEYAKDPRMRANIGIRRRLAPLLDNDRNQIELFTALLLSLPGSPILYYGDEIGMGDNIWLGDRDAVRTPMQWTPDRNAGFSSCDPGRLYLPTIMDPVYGYQVTNVEAAMASPSSLLHWTRRMIEIRKQNPAFGLGSYTELMSSNPAVLAFLRERGDDLVLCVHNFSRFPQPTELDLRAFNGMHPVELIGGVRFPAIGEWPYLLTLAGHGFYWFRLRKDPAAI; this is encoded by the coding sequence ATGATCGTCAACGAGCCCGTCCACGACACCTTCGAGGACACCCCCGCCAAGGACCGCGACCCCGAGTGGTTCAAGCGTGCGGTGTTCTACGAGGTGCTCGTGCGGTCCTTCCAGGACAGCAACGGCGACGGCGTCGGGGATCTCAAGGGCATCACCGCCAAGCTGGACTATCTGCAATGGCTGGGCGTCGACTGTCTCTGGCTGCCGCCGTTCTTCAAATCCCCGCTCCGGGACGGCGGTTACGACGTCTCGGACTACACCGCCGTGCTGCCCGAGTTCGGCGACCTCGCCGACTTCGTGGAGTTCGTGGATGCCGCCCACCAGCGCGGCATGCGCGTGATCATCGACTTCGTGATGAACCACACCAGCGATCAGCACGAGTGGTTCCAGGAGTCGCGCCAGAACCCGGACGGTCCGTACGGGGACTACTACGTCTGGGCGGACGACGACAAGCAGTTCCAGGACGCCCGGATCATCTTCGTCGACACCGAGACCTCCAACTGGACCTTCGACCCGGTGCGCAAGCAGTACTTCTGGCACCGCTTCTTCTCCCACCAGCCCGACCTCAACTACGAGAACCCGGCGGTGCAGGAGGAGATCGTCTCCGCGCTGCGGTTCTGGCTGGACCTCGGCATCGACGGCTTCCGCCTCGACGCGGTGCCCTACCTGTACCAGAAGGAGGGAACCAACTGCGAAAACCTTCCGGCAACGCATGAGTTCCTCAAGCGGCTGCGGGTCGAGATCGACGCGAGCTACCCGGACACGGTGCTGCTCGCCGAGGCCAACCAGTGGCCCGAGGACGTCGTCGACTACTTCGGCGACTACACCAAGGGCGGCGACGAATGCCACATGGCGTTCCACTTCCCGGTGATGCCGCGCATCTTCATGGCGGTGCGCCGCGAATCCCGCTACCCGGTCTCGGAAATCCTCGCCAAGACCCCGGCGATCCCCAAGAACGCCCAGTGGGGCATCTTCCTGCGCAACCACGACGAGCTCACCCTCGAAATGGTCACGGACGAAGAGCGCGACTACATGTACGCGGAGTACGCCAAGGATCCCCGGATGCGGGCCAACATCGGCATCCGGCGCCGGCTCGCCCCACTGCTCGACAACGACCGCAACCAGATCGAACTGTTCACCGCGCTGCTGCTCTCGCTGCCCGGCTCGCCGATCCTTTACTACGGCGACGAGATCGGCATGGGCGACAACATCTGGCTCGGTGACCGCGACGCGGTCCGCACGCCGATGCAGTGGACCCCGGACCGCAACGCGGGCTTCTCCTCGTGCGACCCCGGCCGGCTCTATCTGCCCACGATCATGGACCCCGTCTACGGCTACCAGGTGACCAACGTCGAGGCCGCCATGGCCTCGCCGTCCTCGCTGCTCCACTGGACGCGGCGCATGATCGAGATCCGTAAGCAGAACCCGGCCTTCGGGCTCGGCTCGTACACCGAGCTGATGTCGTCGAACCCGGCCGTCCTCGCCTTCCTGCGCGAGCGGGGCGACGACCTCGTCCTGTGCGTGCACAACTTCTCGCGCTTCCCCCAGCCCACCGAGCTGGATCTGCGGGCGTTCAACGGAATGCATCCGGTGGAGCTGATCGGCGGGGTGCGCTTCCCGGCGATCGGCGAGTGGCCCTATCTGCTCACCCTCGCGGGGCACGGCTTCTACTGGTTCCGGCTGCGGAAGGACCCCGCGGCCATCTGA